From the genome of Sphingobacterium kitahiroshimense, one region includes:
- the rpsO gene encoding 30S ribosomal protein S15, whose protein sequence is MYLSKEYKADIFAEFAGSATNTGSTEGQVALFTKRIAHLTEHLKKNRKDFNTQRALQMLVGKRRSLLAYLYKTDINRYRAIIKGLGLRDIIK, encoded by the coding sequence ATGTATTTAAGTAAAGAGTACAAAGCAGATATCTTCGCGGAATTTGCAGGTTCGGCAACGAACACAGGTTCTACAGAAGGACAAGTAGCTTTATTCACTAAGAGAATTGCTCACTTAACTGAGCATTTGAAAAAAAACAGAAAAGATTTTAACACACAACGTGCCCTACAAATGTTAGTAGGTAAACGTCGTTCATTATTAGCTTACCTGTACAAAACTGACATCAACCGTTACCGTGCGATCATTAAAGGTCTTGGTTTACGTGATATCATCAAATAA
- the pnp gene encoding polyribonucleotide nucleotidyltransferase: MSYNEIKTVIDMGNGSQIELSTGKLAKQADGAVVLKQGDTMLLATVVSAKEAKSGVDFLPLSVDYQEKYAATGRIPGGFLRREARLSDYEILISRLVDRALRPLFPENYHADTQVMISLISADKDIMPDALAGLAASAAIAVSDIPFNGPISEVRVAKIDGQLVINPKMSELERATLEFIVAGSAQDIGMVEGECSEISEAEMVEAIAFAHEAIKKQVAAQVELANLVGKNLKREYNHEPTNETLRAEIFSATYDKVYAVAASASAKHDRSEAFAKIAEEFRATLPEELDEDTKFLFKKYFHDVQYDAVRNLVLDEGKRLDGRDVRTVRPIWSEVNYLPAAHGSAVFTRGETQSLTSVTLGAKDAEQMIDGAFINGYNKFILHYNFPAFSTGEARPNRGPGRREVGHGNLALRSLKRVLPADTENPYTIRVVSDILESNGSSSMATVCAGTLALLDAGIKLKAPVSGIAMGLISDEKTGKYAILSDILGDEDHLGDMDFKVTGTEKGIVACQMDLKINGLKWEVLTQALDQAKEARLHILGEMKKTISEPREDYKPHAPRIVQIIIDKEFIGAIIGPGGKIIQEMQRETGATISIEEVDGKGIVQIFADNKAAIDDASTRIKNIAAKPEVGATYEGKVKSIMPFGAFVEIMPGKDGLLHISEIDWKRFETMDGIFTEGDKVTVKLLDIDKQGKLKLSRKALLPRPPREDKPAADAAPQA; the protein is encoded by the coding sequence ATGAGTTATAACGAAATCAAAACAGTAATTGATATGGGCAATGGCTCCCAGATCGAACTTTCTACTGGTAAATTGGCTAAACAGGCTGATGGTGCAGTAGTTTTAAAACAAGGTGATACGATGCTTCTAGCAACAGTCGTTTCTGCTAAAGAAGCGAAATCTGGAGTTGACTTTTTACCTTTGTCAGTAGATTACCAAGAGAAATACGCGGCGACAGGCCGTATTCCTGGCGGTTTCTTACGTCGTGAGGCACGTTTGTCAGATTATGAGATCTTAATCTCTCGTTTGGTAGATAGAGCTTTACGTCCTTTATTCCCTGAAAACTATCATGCAGATACGCAAGTAATGATCTCTTTGATCTCTGCAGATAAAGATATTATGCCTGATGCATTAGCTGGTTTAGCGGCTTCTGCTGCTATTGCGGTTTCTGATATTCCTTTCAATGGACCTATTTCTGAGGTTCGCGTTGCTAAGATCGATGGCCAATTGGTGATTAATCCAAAAATGTCTGAATTAGAAAGAGCAACTTTAGAATTTATCGTAGCTGGTTCTGCTCAAGATATCGGTATGGTTGAAGGTGAGTGTAGTGAAATTTCTGAGGCTGAAATGGTAGAAGCAATTGCTTTTGCGCATGAGGCGATCAAAAAACAAGTTGCTGCTCAAGTTGAATTAGCAAATTTAGTCGGTAAAAATCTAAAACGTGAGTATAACCACGAGCCAACTAATGAGACTTTGAGAGCTGAAATTTTCAGTGCGACATACGATAAAGTATATGCTGTAGCAGCTTCTGCTTCTGCAAAACATGACCGTTCTGAAGCCTTCGCAAAAATTGCTGAAGAATTCAGAGCGACACTTCCAGAAGAATTGGATGAGGATACAAAATTCTTATTCAAAAAATATTTCCATGATGTACAATACGATGCAGTTCGTAATTTAGTATTGGACGAAGGAAAACGTCTTGATGGACGTGATGTACGTACTGTACGTCCAATCTGGTCGGAAGTAAATTATTTACCTGCGGCTCACGGTTCGGCTGTATTTACACGTGGTGAAACACAATCATTGACTTCTGTTACTTTAGGTGCTAAAGATGCAGAACAAATGATCGATGGTGCTTTCATCAACGGTTATAACAAATTTATCTTACACTACAATTTCCCGGCTTTCTCTACAGGTGAGGCTAGACCAAATAGAGGTCCAGGTCGTCGTGAAGTAGGTCACGGAAATTTAGCATTACGTTCATTGAAACGAGTATTGCCTGCTGATACTGAAAACCCTTACACGATCCGCGTTGTTTCTGATATTTTAGAATCTAACGGTTCTTCTTCAATGGCAACTGTTTGTGCTGGTACATTAGCATTATTAGATGCGGGTATTAAATTGAAAGCTCCAGTTTCTGGTATCGCGATGGGTTTAATCTCGGATGAGAAAACGGGTAAATATGCAATTCTTTCTGATATCTTAGGTGATGAAGATCATTTAGGTGATATGGACTTTAAAGTAACGGGTACTGAAAAAGGTATTGTTGCTTGTCAAATGGACTTAAAGATCAATGGATTGAAATGGGAAGTTTTGACACAAGCTTTGGATCAAGCGAAAGAGGCTCGTCTTCATATCTTAGGTGAAATGAAGAAAACAATTTCTGAGCCACGTGAAGATTACAAACCTCATGCTCCTCGTATTGTTCAGATCATCATCGATAAAGAATTTATTGGTGCTATCATCGGTCCAGGTGGTAAAATTATCCAAGAAATGCAACGTGAAACAGGTGCTACTATTTCTATTGAAGAAGTAGATGGTAAAGGTATCGTTCAGATCTTTGCGGACAATAAAGCTGCTATTGATGATGCAAGTACACGTATTAAAAATATCGCTGCTAAACCTGAGGTAGGTGCTACTTACGAAGGTAAAGTGAAGTCTATTATGCCTTTTGGTGCTTTCGTTGAAATCATGCCAGGAAAAGATGGTTTATTACACATCTCTGAGATTGATTGGAAACGTTTTGAAACGATGGATGGAATCTTTACTGAAGGTGATAAAGTAACGGTTAAATTATTGGATATCGACAAACAAGGTAAATTGAAACTTTCTCGTAAAGCTTTATTGCCTCGTCCTCCTCGTGAAGATAAACCTGCTGCTGACGCAGCTCCACAAGCGTAA
- a CDS encoding SusC/RagA family TonB-linked outer membrane protein, with the protein MNYFQKKSAGLALCTLVSASSLFAQQSITGTVKDASGPVSGVTVTIKGTSRATQTTANGSFTIQASQGEILRFTTIGYKTTEITVGSTKSINVTLTQDASALDEVVVTAMGIKRDAKALGYAVSTIKAEELTKAGNTNIGSALYGKVSGVKITTAPGGASSAVNVQIRGINSLNYQRQPLYVVDGVIIRNDEQYGTKGANNNNYWDDQRVRGNGMLDINPADIESMTILKGSAASALYGSDAASGVIVITTKKGIKGKGLGIDFNYNGSIERAAFLPKFQNIYGPGYDAATNLANGADAEGWIADKDSPSGRRPYFRSYGNFGPKFTGEEVNWWDGTTKKYEARENNFKDIFDNGYNSNINFAISNQTDKVNYRLSGTRMDYKSTSPGSKQSRNTFNLNSTVKMHEKLSLDLVANYTNTETHNRSQLLGQVLGSFGGFFSRTEDMSVLKEKYQTSDGYKYSVATTGRDEDFKYAIRPYNLLDYFWSQYKNSYDETENRLLTSATLNWDVVNHLKLRGRIGNDFTSAAITNKQYNEHATRYNSTTNSSGGFSTSKGLYSILYGDVLATYANKINSDWDYSVSAGFQSREENYDDQSSTTQSGLVKENWFSISNSYAPATTGNERKKKIKYAYFGMANIGYKGFAYLDGTYRSEYSSTMPPGNNNYKYGSVSGSFIFSDALGWKSQNFNFGKLRVSYGIVGNDAGIYVANVANSQNAIATINGSVPSLTYNGSYGNLGLMPEMKYEWEYGLELKFLKNRLGLDISYYDNYIDDQILNLTTEASSGATSQWTNVGRISNNGLEVSLTATPIQRENFSWNTRLNYSFNRTMVDKLNSGGDMLTFYSADENSLKVVAEVGKKLGNIYAYDIAKDDQGNNLISDEGYYVIDKTKYKYVGNILPKAIGGMTNTFNYKNWSLDFTVDYRLGGKMVSENQKYAMGTGAYENTLEYRETGVTLDGVNQNTGEKNDVHLSAADYYMNTFAWGADSWTEKGAVYDNSFVKMRELSVGFRIPSSVTQKLKLNNVRVSLMGRNLFYFYRTLKNLDPESPVGNQWWSQGVDVGSNAATRSFGFSLNANF; encoded by the coding sequence ATGAATTATTTTCAGAAAAAGAGTGCGGGATTAGCTTTATGCACTTTAGTCAGTGCATCATCCTTATTCGCACAGCAATCCATTACCGGAACAGTAAAAGATGCTTCAGGACCAGTATCTGGCGTAACAGTTACCATAAAAGGAACCTCACGAGCGACACAAACCACTGCAAACGGCAGTTTTACCATCCAGGCTTCACAGGGAGAAATCTTGCGATTTACAACGATTGGATACAAAACTACTGAAATTACTGTTGGCTCAACTAAATCGATTAATGTAACACTAACGCAAGATGCTTCTGCATTAGACGAAGTCGTCGTAACAGCAATGGGTATCAAACGTGATGCAAAAGCTTTAGGGTATGCAGTTAGCACCATCAAAGCAGAGGAACTTACTAAAGCAGGAAATACGAACATAGGATCAGCCTTATATGGTAAAGTTTCTGGCGTAAAAATTACTACAGCGCCTGGCGGCGCATCAAGTGCTGTAAATGTTCAAATTCGCGGTATTAACTCTTTAAATTACCAACGTCAACCCCTTTATGTTGTAGACGGTGTAATTATTCGTAATGATGAACAATATGGAACCAAAGGCGCCAATAACAATAACTATTGGGATGACCAACGTGTCCGTGGTAATGGAATGTTAGATATTAATCCTGCCGATATTGAAAGTATGACTATTTTAAAGGGATCTGCGGCGAGTGCACTATACGGATCTGATGCGGCAAGTGGAGTTATTGTCATCACCACTAAAAAAGGCATTAAAGGAAAAGGTTTAGGTATTGATTTTAACTATAATGGTTCTATAGAACGTGCCGCATTCTTACCGAAATTCCAAAATATCTATGGCCCTGGTTATGACGCTGCGACCAATCTAGCGAACGGTGCTGATGCGGAGGGTTGGATCGCAGATAAAGACTCACCCTCAGGAAGACGCCCATACTTCCGTTCATACGGAAATTTTGGCCCAAAATTTACTGGTGAAGAAGTAAATTGGTGGGATGGAACAACCAAGAAATACGAAGCACGCGAAAATAACTTTAAGGATATCTTTGACAATGGTTATAATTCAAATATTAACTTTGCAATTTCAAATCAAACAGACAAAGTGAACTATCGTTTGAGCGGTACACGTATGGATTATAAAAGTACAAGTCCGGGTTCAAAACAAAGTAGAAATACCTTCAATCTAAATAGTACAGTAAAAATGCACGAAAAATTGTCATTGGATCTCGTTGCAAACTATACAAATACAGAAACTCATAATCGATCGCAATTACTAGGACAAGTTCTCGGATCTTTTGGAGGTTTCTTTAGTCGTACAGAAGACATGTCTGTTCTAAAAGAAAAATATCAAACTTCGGATGGCTATAAATATTCTGTAGCTACTACTGGTCGTGATGAGGATTTCAAATATGCCATTCGACCATATAATTTGTTGGATTATTTCTGGTCTCAATATAAAAATAGCTACGACGAAACAGAAAATCGCTTGTTAACAAGTGCCACCTTAAATTGGGATGTCGTGAATCACCTCAAATTAAGAGGCCGTATCGGTAATGATTTTACTTCGGCAGCCATCACAAATAAACAATACAACGAGCATGCAACACGCTATAATTCAACAACGAATAGTTCCGGTGGATTCAGCACTTCAAAAGGACTGTACTCAATACTGTATGGCGATGTATTAGCGACTTATGCTAACAAAATAAACAGTGATTGGGATTACAGTGTAAGTGCAGGTTTTCAATCTAGAGAAGAAAATTATGATGACCAATCGTCTACTACACAAAGTGGGCTTGTGAAAGAAAATTGGTTTAGTATCAGCAATAGCTATGCACCAGCGACGACAGGGAATGAGCGTAAGAAAAAAATAAAATATGCATATTTCGGAATGGCCAATATTGGTTATAAAGGATTTGCTTATTTAGACGGTACTTATCGCTCCGAGTATTCTTCCACCATGCCTCCCGGCAACAACAACTACAAATATGGTTCTGTAAGCGGAAGTTTTATTTTTAGTGATGCTCTGGGCTGGAAGTCTCAAAATTTCAATTTTGGAAAATTACGTGTGTCCTACGGTATTGTCGGAAACGATGCCGGAATATATGTTGCAAATGTCGCAAATAGTCAAAATGCAATAGCTACAATTAATGGATCTGTACCTTCTTTGACATATAATGGTAGCTATGGAAATTTGGGACTTATGCCTGAAATGAAATACGAATGGGAGTATGGATTAGAACTTAAATTTTTAAAAAACAGATTAGGTTTAGATATCAGCTATTATGATAATTACATTGACGATCAAATTCTAAATCTAACAACAGAAGCATCATCAGGAGCAACTTCTCAATGGACGAATGTAGGTCGTATCTCAAATAATGGTCTAGAAGTTTCATTAACAGCAACTCCTATCCAGCGTGAAAATTTCAGTTGGAATACCCGTCTAAACTATTCCTTCAATAGAACTATGGTGGATAAATTAAATAGTGGCGGCGATATGCTAACGTTCTACAGCGCAGATGAGAACTCCTTAAAAGTCGTTGCCGAAGTAGGTAAAAAATTAGGCAATATTTATGCCTACGATATTGCTAAAGATGATCAGGGTAATAATCTAATTTCTGATGAAGGTTACTATGTTATTGATAAAACAAAGTATAAATATGTAGGAAATATATTACCAAAGGCAATAGGTGGTATGACTAATACATTCAACTATAAAAATTGGTCATTAGATTTCACCGTCGATTATAGATTAGGGGGTAAAATGGTTTCTGAAAATCAGAAATATGCCATGGGAACCGGTGCTTATGAAAACACCTTGGAATACAGAGAAACTGGTGTTACTTTGGATGGTGTAAATCAGAATACTGGTGAGAAAAATGATGTACACCTAAGCGCCGCTGACTATTACATGAATACCTTCGCTTGGGGAGCGGATTCATGGACTGAGAAAGGAGCAGTATATGATAATTCGTTTGTAAAAATGCGGGAACTCTCAGTTGGTTTCCGAATTCCATCTTCTGTAACACAAAAACTCAAATTAAACAACGTTAGAGTATCGTTAATGGGTAGAAATCTATTTTATTTCTACAGAACACTAAAAAATCTTGATCCAGAATCACCTGTTGGAAATCAATGGTGGTCCCAAGGTGTAGATGTGGGTTCTAATGCTGCTACTAGAAGTTTCGGGTTTTCATTGAATGCTAATTTTTAA
- a CDS encoding GH92 family glycosyl hydrolase, whose amino-acid sequence MIQLNYNKILLSILALSPLSLMAQQNLTQYVNPFIGSEDHGHVFVGANVPLGAVQLGPSQIAQTWDQFNGWDWCSGYNYKSKEILGFTHTHLSGTGIGDLNDIMIVPANGKVQLKPAEFNKMGTGYGSSFKKENEIAQPGFYSVLLDDYQVQANLTATERVGYHQYVYNKSDNAHLFIDLSFKMNWDKTTDSYIKQINDSTFVGYRFSSGWASDQKVYFALKTSVPIQKVQFYEENSQKLGSSTVKGQAIKAALFFDAVKNKTIEVKVGLSSVSTTNALENIQVEMPNWNFADAKKQANDKWNSTLNKIQFEGDADTKTIFYTALYHTYFAPTIFNDANGDYLGTDKQVYEKQDFTNHTVFSLWDTYRGLHPLMNLLEDRKINQDFIKTMLAIYQQQGKLPVWHLQGNETNTMVGLPAIPVVADAVIKGILDEKDYELAWEAVKTTAMGYENGLKFVRDLTYIPIDSMDHESVAWALEYAIADYSAYKMAVKLGKTEDAAYFEKRYKLYEQYFDKEVGHFVGRKANGEFRRPFNALMAKHRENDYCEGNAWQYTWLVPQDVKGLINLFGGDKNFLKKLDEFTTMSSDLGGEASNDITGLIGQYAQGNEPNHHIPYLYAYAGEAWKGSALARKAMMEFYTSKPNGLCGNDDAGQMSAWYVFSAMGMYPLNPISGVYVFGSPMMEKATITLPNDKQLTIQVKNQAKKNSYIKSIKRNGVSYSKSFITYDEVLKGGTIEIEMSSTPNKNWGKAPQDRPIAVDN is encoded by the coding sequence ATGATTCAATTGAATTACAATAAAATTTTATTAAGTATTCTTGCATTATCGCCATTAAGTTTAATGGCTCAACAAAATTTGACTCAATATGTGAACCCTTTTATCGGTTCCGAAGATCATGGACACGTATTTGTCGGAGCCAATGTGCCATTAGGAGCTGTACAATTAGGTCCATCTCAGATTGCACAGACCTGGGATCAGTTTAATGGCTGGGACTGGTGCAGTGGTTACAATTATAAAAGCAAAGAAATTCTGGGTTTTACCCATACACATCTTAGTGGTACCGGTATTGGCGATCTTAATGATATTATGATTGTACCTGCAAACGGTAAAGTACAGTTAAAACCTGCAGAGTTTAACAAGATGGGTACTGGATATGGATCTAGCTTTAAAAAAGAAAATGAAATAGCCCAGCCTGGATTTTACAGTGTTCTATTAGACGATTACCAAGTTCAGGCAAATCTAACAGCAACTGAGCGTGTTGGCTATCATCAGTATGTCTATAATAAATCGGACAATGCCCACTTATTCATCGACCTTTCTTTTAAGATGAACTGGGATAAAACAACAGACTCGTACATTAAGCAAATCAATGACAGCACATTCGTCGGATACCGCTTTTCTTCAGGTTGGGCAAGTGATCAAAAAGTATATTTTGCTTTAAAAACATCTGTTCCTATCCAAAAAGTGCAGTTCTATGAGGAGAACAGTCAAAAATTGGGTTCTTCTACCGTAAAAGGTCAAGCGATTAAAGCTGCTTTATTTTTTGATGCTGTAAAAAATAAAACCATTGAAGTGAAGGTTGGTCTTTCATCTGTAAGTACGACAAATGCTTTAGAAAACATACAGGTGGAAATGCCGAACTGGAATTTTGCAGATGCCAAGAAACAAGCAAATGACAAATGGAACAGCACTTTAAATAAAATTCAATTTGAAGGAGATGCAGATACCAAAACCATTTTTTATACCGCTTTGTATCATACCTATTTTGCACCGACCATCTTTAATGATGCAAATGGCGATTATCTAGGTACAGACAAACAAGTGTACGAAAAACAGGATTTTACCAACCATACCGTATTCTCTTTATGGGATACTTACCGTGGCCTTCACCCGTTAATGAATTTACTGGAGGATCGTAAGATCAATCAGGATTTTATTAAAACCATGCTGGCGATTTATCAGCAACAGGGAAAATTACCGGTATGGCATTTACAGGGTAATGAGACCAATACTATGGTTGGATTACCGGCAATACCTGTAGTAGCTGATGCAGTTATCAAAGGGATTTTAGATGAGAAAGATTACGAATTGGCTTGGGAAGCAGTAAAAACCACCGCAATGGGTTACGAAAACGGGTTAAAATTCGTACGTGACTTAACATATATTCCAATTGACAGCATGGATCATGAATCTGTAGCTTGGGCATTAGAATATGCTATTGCAGATTATAGTGCTTACAAAATGGCGGTGAAATTAGGCAAAACAGAAGATGCTGCATATTTTGAGAAGAGATATAAGCTTTATGAGCAATATTTTGATAAAGAAGTAGGTCATTTTGTGGGAAGAAAAGCTAACGGTGAGTTTAGAAGACCATTCAACGCATTGATGGCTAAACACCGCGAAAACGATTACTGTGAGGGTAATGCATGGCAATACACCTGGTTAGTTCCTCAAGATGTAAAAGGCCTAATCAATCTTTTTGGAGGCGATAAAAACTTCTTAAAAAAACTTGACGAGTTCACAACAATGTCTTCAGATCTGGGCGGAGAAGCTTCAAATGATATTACTGGTCTTATTGGTCAATATGCTCAAGGCAATGAACCCAATCACCATATCCCTTACTTGTATGCATATGCAGGAGAAGCTTGGAAAGGTTCTGCACTTGCCCGTAAAGCCATGATGGAATTTTATACAAGCAAACCTAATGGTTTGTGTGGTAATGACGATGCTGGACAGATGAGTGCTTGGTATGTGTTTTCAGCAATGGGTATGTATCCATTAAATCCAATCAGCGGTGTCTATGTTTTCGGATCACCGATGATGGAAAAAGCTACAATTACCCTTCCAAATGATAAACAGTTAACGATACAGGTTAAAAACCAAGCGAAGAAAAACAGCTATATCAAAAGTATAAAACGCAATGGCGTATCGTATTCCAAATCATTCATCACTTATGACGAAGTTTTAAAAGGTGGTACGATCGAAATTGAAATGAGCAGTACACCAAACAAAAATTGGGGTAAAGCACCACAGGATAGACCTATTGCAGTCGACAATTAA
- a CDS encoding ROK family protein encodes MMNSQILKALYFQESQSIAQLSKTFNKSIPVITKSINSLLEMKLIEGNGFATSTGGRRAIQFKLNNSLSHYMLVIALDQYYTSIYIYNLENKIIEQITDQYNPLSCESEALQNIISYADQLITKSQIPLANFIAAGVSMPGFVNTQKGVNDSYDKKCNLHHIKKHITDHFKIPTIIENDSTCIAFAEQKFGAAQKTTNALVINLNWGVGLGMIVNGQIFKGSSGYAGEFSHIPLSHSNTLCSCGKKGCLEVEASLSAAVKDVQNALKAGEKSSLEAEQYNNLLAQGDALLENALQGDQLAIASLGKIGYMLGKGIATLIHILNPEVIIISGRGAKAGAILMPQIQTAVNEFCIPRLASTTQLKISETNKQAQSIGTVAFIIENTLQTLITTN; translated from the coding sequence ATGATGAACAGCCAAATCTTAAAAGCACTTTACTTTCAGGAATCCCAATCAATTGCACAGCTAAGTAAAACTTTTAATAAAAGTATTCCGGTTATTACCAAATCAATAAATTCCTTACTGGAAATGAAACTTATTGAGGGTAATGGTTTTGCGACATCAACGGGAGGAAGACGCGCTATTCAATTCAAGCTAAACAATAGCCTTTCTCATTATATGTTAGTTATTGCGCTTGATCAATATTATACATCGATTTACATTTATAATCTTGAAAACAAAATAATTGAACAGATTACTGATCAATATAATCCCCTTTCTTGCGAGTCAGAAGCACTCCAAAACATCATCAGTTATGCTGATCAGCTTATTACTAAGTCACAGATTCCACTAGCCAATTTTATTGCGGCTGGTGTCAGTATGCCCGGATTTGTAAACACACAAAAAGGCGTTAATGATTCGTACGATAAAAAATGTAACCTACACCACATTAAAAAACACATCACTGATCATTTTAAAATTCCGACGATTATTGAAAACGACTCCACCTGCATTGCTTTTGCCGAACAAAAATTTGGCGCGGCACAAAAGACAACAAATGCGTTAGTCATCAATTTAAATTGGGGAGTCGGATTAGGCATGATCGTAAACGGTCAAATATTTAAAGGATCGAGTGGTTATGCAGGAGAATTTAGCCATATACCGCTAAGCCATAGCAACACCCTTTGTTCCTGTGGAAAAAAAGGATGTTTAGAAGTAGAGGCATCCCTCAGCGCTGCAGTAAAAGATGTACAGAATGCTTTAAAGGCCGGAGAAAAATCGAGTTTAGAAGCCGAGCAGTATAATAACCTATTAGCACAAGGAGATGCTTTACTGGAGAATGCATTACAGGGTGATCAGCTTGCTATTGCCAGTCTTGGAAAAATTGGCTATATGTTAGGAAAAGGCATTGCTACATTAATCCATATCCTCAACCCTGAAGTCATTATCATCAGTGGCCGGGGAGCCAAAGCCGGCGCCATACTCATGCCTCAGATTCAGACTGCAGTAAATGAATTTTGCATACCTAGATTGGCCAGCACAACACAATTAAAAATATCAGAAACAAATAAACAGGCACAAAGTATTGGGACTGTTGCCTTTATTATAGAAAACACATTACAAACCCTTATAACTACAAACTAA
- a CDS encoding DUF493 domain-containing protein, whose translation MSELNNNINIQDIEDGNNQQDFYTNFKEKLIAVEQFPSLYKFKFIVKADLEKIEQVKQVFTHASTKYAEKESSGGKYKSITVETFVNNADEVIDYYKEVSKIESVIML comes from the coding sequence ATGTCAGAATTAAACAACAACATCAATATCCAAGATATTGAAGACGGAAATAATCAGCAAGATTTCTATACAAATTTCAAAGAAAAATTGATTGCTGTAGAACAATTTCCATCCTTGTACAAATTCAAATTCATTGTAAAAGCCGATTTGGAGAAAATAGAGCAAGTAAAACAAGTATTTACGCATGCAAGCACCAAATACGCGGAAAAAGAATCATCAGGTGGTAAATACAAGTCCATCACCGTAGAGACTTTTGTCAATAATGCCGATGAAGTAATTGATTATTACAAAGAAGTATCTAAAATAGAATCCGTTATCATGTTATAA
- a CDS encoding acyltransferase family protein has translation MKQRYYSLDVFRGATVALMIMVNNPGTWAHMFAPLKHAGWHGCSPTDLVFPFFLFAVGNAMSFVIPRLQEAGDVVFWKKVIKRTVLIFAIGLFLNWAPFVQWDGDTLGLKHWVNPNNPEKGIRILGVLQRIALAYCFASILAYYFKEKALIWISSVILLAYWAICAFAGQAGDPYSLAGWFGTPIDIQLLGVAHIYKGEGVPFDPEGLMSTLPTIVQVVFGYLAGTYIKKQGQVDWLWSKVSESKEPHFKLLSGLFVTGFILVVLAWIWSLGFPINKKIWTSSYVLYTTGLGIMTIGGMIWFVEVQGVKNGLTKFFDVFGKNPLFIFVLSGVLPRLVGLIRIPDGVGDDGTVLYTNAFTWFYISICKPLPGPPEVGSFFYSLCFLALMWGICYYLDKKKIYVKV, from the coding sequence ATGAAACAGCGTTATTATTCACTTGACGTATTCCGAGGAGCTACAGTTGCTCTGATGATTATGGTCAATAACCCTGGAACATGGGCTCATATGTTCGCACCATTAAAACATGCCGGTTGGCATGGCTGTTCCCCAACAGATCTTGTTTTTCCTTTTTTTCTATTTGCAGTTGGTAATGCCATGTCTTTTGTTATTCCTCGACTTCAGGAAGCTGGAGATGTTGTATTCTGGAAGAAAGTGATCAAAAGAACGGTTTTGATTTTTGCTATTGGTTTATTCCTTAACTGGGCTCCGTTTGTGCAGTGGGACGGTGATACACTTGGTCTGAAACATTGGGTAAATCCAAATAATCCTGAAAAGGGTATCCGGATATTAGGTGTACTTCAGCGCATTGCTTTGGCGTATTGTTTTGCTTCTATTCTGGCTTATTACTTTAAAGAGAAGGCGTTAATCTGGATTTCTTCTGTTATCTTATTGGCTTATTGGGCTATTTGTGCTTTTGCTGGACAGGCAGGAGATCCTTATAGCCTTGCAGGTTGGTTTGGAACTCCGATTGATATACAGCTATTAGGAGTAGCTCATATTTATAAGGGAGAAGGTGTGCCTTTTGATCCTGAAGGCCTGATGAGTACATTACCGACTATTGTACAAGTCGTTTTTGGTTATCTTGCCGGTACTTATATCAAGAAGCAAGGGCAGGTAGATTGGTTATGGTCTAAGGTTTCTGAAAGTAAAGAGCCTCATTTCAAATTACTTTCAGGGTTATTTGTAACGGGGTTTATTCTGGTAGTTTTAGCATGGATCTGGTCATTAGGTTTTCCGATCAACAAAAAAATATGGACAAGTTCCTATGTGCTGTACACAACGGGATTAGGAATTATGACCATCGGTGGAATGATCTGGTTTGTTGAAGTACAAGGTGTGAAAAATGGTTTGACTAAATTTTTTGATGTGTTTGGCAAAAACCCACTTTTTATCTTTGTACTAAGTGGTGTTTTACCGCGATTGGTAGGGCTGATCCGTATTCCGGATGGGGTAGGAGATGATGGAACTGTTTTATACACCAACGCATTTACCTGGTTTTATATATCAATCTGCAAACCTTTACCAGGCCCACCAGAGGTCGGTTCTTTCTTTTACTCGTTATGCTTTTTGGCCTTGATGTGGGGTATATGCTATTACTTGGATAAAAAGAAAATCTATGTGAAAGTTTAA